TGGTGGCCGAGGATCTCCCGGCCGAGCGCATCCGCGAGCTGATCTTCGAGCCCGGTCTCTCGACCAAGGACGAAGTCACCGACGTCTCGGGCCGCGGGGTCGGGCTCGACGTCGTGAAGCGCCAGGTCGAGGCGCTGGGCGGCGCGATCACGGTCGAGAGTCAGACGGGCAAGGGCACGACCTTCTTGCTCGACCTGCCCTCGATGGTGACCCTGCAGCGCGTGCTCGTGCTGCAGGTGGGCGGCGCGCGCGTGGCGCTGCCGATCCTGGCCAGCGAGGCCGTGCTGTCGGCGGTCGAGGCCGCGGTCGAGCACGCGGGCGTCGACTCGTTCTTCATGTTCAAGGACGAGCCGCTGCCGCTCGTGGACCTGGCGCAGAGACTGCAGCTGCCCGCGGTGGCGCCGGGCGCGGGCTGCGTGGTGGTGCTCGAGGCGCGCGGCTTCAAGCTGGGGGTGCTGGTCGAGCGGGTGCTCGACGACCTGGAAGTGTTCGTGCGCGAGACACCCGAGCCGCTCACCGAGATGACTCACCTGGGCGGCGTGGCGATCCTGCGCGACGGCGCCCCCGTGTTCCTGCTGGAGATCGGGTCACTCGTGGAGAACTTTCCGTGAGGACCGACGACGACGACAAGCTCGCAGAGCTCGCGAACATCTGCGCGGGCCATGCGGCGTCGACGCTCGCGCTCCTGCTCGACGGCTCGCTCATGACGCGCGTTCCCCGGCTGCGGCTGCTGCCCGCGGGCCGCCCGCTGCGCTCGCTGTTCCTGCGCGAGGAGAGGGTGGGCGCGGTCTTCGCCGACCTGGTCGGTCCGTACGAGGCCAAGGCGGCGCTGTTGATGTCCGCGGGCGCGGTCGAGGAGGTCGTGGGGCGCGTCTCGGGCAAGGAGGACGCGCACGCCTCGGCGCTCGCGATCCTGGCCGAGGTCGGGAACATCGCGGTCTCGGCCGCGGCCAACGCGCTCGCGCAGATGCTGGGCGGTGTCTCGCTGCCCTCGGTGCCGCGCGCCGGCTATGCGCCCGAGGGCGAGCTCGAGCTGCACGAGCTGGTCGAGGTCGTATCCTGCGTGCGCAGCGTGGCCGACGTCGAGCTCTACGACCGCCACGGGCCGCTGCGCATGCGCTTCGTGCTCGTGCCGGCGGCGAGCGACTTGGATTAGCCGAGCGAGGGCCGCCCCGAGCGAGGCTGCAAGCGCCAGCGCGCAGTGAGCCGTAGGCGAACGAACGCCAGTCGGACTAAACTCACGCGCGCATGGATCGCGAGCATATCTCGCTCTTGTTGGAGCGCCACGCGCGGGGGCAAGTCTCTCGCGACGAGCTGATCGAGGCGCTGGCCGTGGCGCCGTTCGTCGAGCTCGGCGATGCGCGCGTCGACACGCACCGCGCGCTGCGCGCGGGCTTCCCCGAGGTCGTGCTCGGCACCGGGAAGACGCTGGACCAGCTGGTGCGCATCGCGCGCACGCTGGCGGCGGAGGGCGGGAACGTGCTGCTCACGCGAGTGAGTCCCGAGGCGGCGGCCGGGCTGCGCGCCGAGCTGCCGGAGCTCGAGATACTGGCCACGCCGCGGCTCGCGATCCTGCGCCAGGCGCCGGTGCCGCTGCGCGGCCGCGGCCCGGTCGCGGTGGTGTGCGCGGGCACCTCGGACGTGCCGGTGGCCGAGGAGGCCGCGGCCGTGGCCGAGCTGTTCGGCAACAAGGTCGAGCGGGTGTACGACGCGGGCGTAGCCGGCCTGCACCGGCTGCTGGCGTCGCTCGACGTGCTGCGGCGCGCGTCGGTCGTGATCGCGATCGCCGGCATGGAGGGCGCGCTCGCGTCGGTGGTCGGGGGCCTGGTCGGCGTGCCGGTGATCGCCGTGCCGACCAGCATCGGCTACGGGGCATCGCTCGGCGGCGTGGCGGCGCTGCTCGCGATGCTGAACTCGTGCGCGTCCAACGTGACGGTGGTGAACATCGACAACGGCTTCGGAGCGGCGTATGTCGCCTCGCTCATCAATCGCTCCTAGCCGCGGCGGCGCGCGCCTCTTGCACCTGGACTGCTTCGGGGGCGCGACGCTGGAGTCACTGCTGGCGGCGCTGGTCGGCGCGGGCGCCGACCCGCGCGCGTTGCGCCGGGCGCTGGCGGCACTGTGGCCGGGCGCGCGCCTGCGAGTCACTCGGGCCGGCGACGGCGCGCTCCCGCTGACGCGCGTCGCCGTGGCCGTGCCCGCCGGAGAGCGCGGCTGGAAGGAGCTGCGCGCGCAGCTGGGCCGGGCGCAGCTCAGCGCCTTCGTGCGCACGCACGCGCTCGAGGTGCTCGCGGCCGTGGCGCGCATCGAGCCGCGCGGGCGCCTGGCGGCGCACGCGCTGGCCGAGCTGCTCGGGCTGTGCGCCGCGCTCGAGTCACT
The window above is part of the Myxococcota bacterium genome. Proteins encoded here:
- a CDS encoding ATP-binding protein, yielding MLMQGQARLEELFRGAGYFAQHRAFGDELEQLARAVRELRRRALEIRTTPVRRLLERLPRVAFDLGRELGKRVRVELAGEEVEVDRAVLDHLDDALLHLVRNAIDHGLETEAERSAAGKDPVGLLRLGATRVAGRLHLRIDEDGRGIDVEKVRRRAVDRGLVLPMVAEDLPAERIRELIFEPGLSTKDEVTDVSGRGVGLDVVKRQVEALGGAITVESQTGKGTTFLLDLPSMVTLQRVLVLQVGGARVALPILASEAVLSAVEAAVEHAGVDSFFMFKDEPLPLVDLAQRLQLPAVAPGAGCVVVLEARGFKLGVLVERVLDDLEVFVRETPEPLTEMTHLGGVAILRDGAPVFLLEIGSLVENFP
- a CDS encoding chemotaxis protein CheC; its protein translation is MRTDDDDKLAELANICAGHAASTLALLLDGSLMTRVPRLRLLPAGRPLRSLFLREERVGAVFADLVGPYEAKAALLMSAGAVEEVVGRVSGKEDAHASALAILAEVGNIAVSAAANALAQMLGGVSLPSVPRAGYAPEGELELHELVEVVSCVRSVADVELYDRHGPLRMRFVLVPAASDLD
- the larB gene encoding nickel pincer cofactor biosynthesis protein LarB, which codes for MDREHISLLLERHARGQVSRDELIEALAVAPFVELGDARVDTHRALRAGFPEVVLGTGKTLDQLVRIARTLAAEGGNVLLTRVSPEAAAGLRAELPELEILATPRLAILRQAPVPLRGRGPVAVVCAGTSDVPVAEEAAAVAELFGNKVERVYDAGVAGLHRLLASLDVLRRASVVIAIAGMEGALASVVGGLVGVPVIAVPTSIGYGASLGGVAALLAMLNSCASNVTVVNIDNGFGAAYVASLINRS